TCCTGGCCTATGAGCGTCGAACCATTCCGATTGCAACCCTCCGAAGATGAGGATCTTGATCTGGAGCAGGAAGCGGATCGCGTTTCTATTCGTTACGTGCTCAAGCAGAATCGCGAGCACATCCTGGATCGCTTCCACCGTGAGTTGAAGCTGGCTCAAATGCAGGCCGACGGCGAAACGCTGGTGATCAAGGACTTCTTCCGACTGCCGCTCAGCGCCGGGGATGAAAAGTGGATTCAATTCCAGATCGACGCCATCAACGAACATCTTGCTCAGGATCAAAGTGCAGGCGGCGAGGGCGGCCGCAGCTATGAGGCGCAGCGTTCGCCGCGCGCCGATGGGGGCGGCATTGATCTCGTGGTGCGACCGCGGATGGCGGCCCCAGCGCCAGCGCCCGCTGCTGCACGAGCAAGCTGGCGCGAACGCCTCGCCCCGCAGTTGCGCCGCTTTGGGCCCTACCTGCTGGCGGTCTCCGCCGTTTTTGCGCCGATGCTGATCCCGCGTCTGCGCAATGTGTTCCTTCGTCGACTGCGCATTCGCCGCCTGGGACAGGAAGAGCCCAATATTACCAGCGCCGAACTGGCCGATATCTTTTCACTGGAACCGGCGCTCAATGCCGCCGCCGTCAGCGCGGTACTGAGCGCCGTGCACGGCCTGGCCCGTCGGCGGCAGACCAATCTGATTGTCAATGAAGCAATCCCGCTGGAGCAACGTTCTTCCGCGCTCTATCCCTGTTACGCCGATAGCCACGGCCGGATCAGCATGCTCGACAATGCTGGCTACCATCTGGCGCGCAATCTGGAACGAGGCGCCTTGATCTTTGTGGAACAAAAGCGCAATTCAACGATCGTCGATGAAATCTACCTGGATAGCGGCGAACGCCTGGCCGAAAACGAGGATTGGTACGATTTCAATCGCATTGCCAAGCCGGTGCTGGACAAGCGTCCGGTATTTCAGGCCGCATCCTCCGACTATCTTGGCGCCGCTGGCGCCATCCTGGCCTTCAACGCTGCACTGCAGATAGGCCAGGGTTGGACGCCATCCTTGATTGCCCTGGCCTGCAGCGGCGCGACTTTGCTGCTGGTAAGCGCCGTGCAGTTTGTCAGCCGCATTCGGCGTCGGGCGCAGATTCGCTGGCGGCTGATGCTCAGTTATATGGAGTACCGCGCCGGATTGCCTGGCGATGAATATGTGCGACTGGCCGCCGACGCCTTTGGCGCCGTAGCTGCGCTGGAAGCGGAGCAGGTCTTCCTGTTGCAAGCTCTGCGGCCAGGCGAAGAACTCTTTGTACAACGCAACGATCGCCATGAAATTGTAAATCTCTTCGATGTGCGCGGGGAACACCTGCACTTCTTTGACGGCGGCCGCCGTTTCTACGGCGAGCTGCAGGACGAAGAGTCCATATTCGCGCTGGGGCCGTGGATCCTGAGCGCGGTTTCGCTGGCAGCGGTTGGCGTTTCCGGCATCTTGCTGGCCTGGCAGGCGCCGCTGGCGCTGCAGGCCATCTTTGGCGCCAGTCTGGCGGCGCTACTGGGCAGCGTCGCTGCGCTGGTCATCGCCTTGCGTCGGCGCGCCGCACGCAAAGCGGTCCTGGACTACATCATCCATCGCCTGAAAGGCGACCAGTTTCGCGGCGCCGCAGCAGCGCCGCGACCGCCGGCCCTGCAGCGCGGCGACGAGCAGCAAGGCCGACGCGGCAGCGAACCAGCCTTCAGCGCCGCTGATGATGATCCATCCTGAGCGCGTTGCATGCGCTCGCGGACGCCGCTCAGAAGCGTTCGTCGCCTTGCGGCTCCGCCAGAGGAACCTGATTTTGTCCGTGTCGGTACTCGGCGATCGCGCGATAGACAACGCGACGCACGCGGTTGATGCCGCCCAGCGGCCGGTGTTCCTCCAGCGCATTCCAGGGATCGAAGGATAGATTCTCGCAGAATTGATCCTGCGCTTCGCTGGCAAACTGCTGCGCTGGCAAATGCAGTTCGGCTACCGGGGTAAAGGGCGAAGCGACCTCGTCCCATTCCACCGAAGAGTCTTCAACCGGCATACGACGGGCATCGCGCTGTACCTGGACCATGAATCGAAAACAGGCTGCTCCATTCTGCATGCGGGCGATCAGGTCGTCGCGCAGGTAGCGATCGCCAGGATGTTCCGGCATCTCCGCGGCCAGCGGCTCGCAGGGCTGGATCGAGTACTTGACCGCCTGCGCTCCAAGTCGATAGGGCGTTGTGCTCCAGTAGCGGATGGCCAGCATGCTTGGCGTCTCCTTGCCGCGGATCGCGCGCACGGCGTTGAAAGCGGCCAGCTTCCAGTGAAAGGGCGAACCAATGAAATAGCGCATGGGATGTCCGCCAAGGGCGGCGCGAAACAGAGCCAGATATTCCGCCGCTTCGCCTACCGGCAGCGTCGGATGGTTGATCAATAAAAAATCCTGGGTGTGCGCTTCGGCCTGGCTGGCGCGCGGACCTTCGGCGCCGATCAGCTTCAAGGCCATGCCGCGAATGTCGCCGACGTAGTCCGGTTTTGGCTGCTCCGGCGAGCCGTTGGAAAAGCGCACCCAGGCTGGATAGCTGCGATTGGCGACAAATACGCCGCGCGCCAGATTCTGCGGCAGGACATCCAGAACGCGAAACTCGCCGTGCAAACAGCCATGAGCGCGCGGATGAGCATCGCGGCGCGCTGGACCGCCCTGACGACGTTCCTCTACTGAGTTGCGCACCAGCTGCAAGGTCTCCTGTGCAATCTGATCCTCGCCAGGTTGTGGGTACTCCTTGCCTTCTTCCACATTGGCTGCGATTTCCGCTCGCGGCTGACCGGCGCCCAGAACAAGATTGGCGACCAGATACAGTAGAATGGCTGCGCCAGCAACAGCCAGAACTCGTTTCCAATTCATGATGCGCTCCGAACTTCAACTTTTGTGAAATGCAGAACGCGTCGCAGCGGCCGGCAACTGTTTTCGATGTCGCGCTTTGCTGATTCTGATGGACCGTCGGCGGCGTTCGGCGACAGTTGTCAACATGCAGGCAAGCAACGATCCGCGGCAGATTGCTCAAACGCTTGCCGCGCGGTTCCGCGAAATGACGCC
Above is a genomic segment from Leptospirales bacterium containing:
- a CDS encoding catalase family protein: MNWKRVLAVAGAAILLYLVANLVLGAGQPRAEIAANVEEGKEYPQPGEDQIAQETLQLVRNSVEERRQGGPARRDAHPRAHGCLHGEFRVLDVLPQNLARGVFVANRSYPAWVRFSNGSPEQPKPDYVGDIRGMALKLIGAEGPRASQAEAHTQDFLLINHPTLPVGEAAEYLALFRAALGGHPMRYFIGSPFHWKLAAFNAVRAIRGKETPSMLAIRYWSTTPYRLGAQAVKYSIQPCEPLAAEMPEHPGDRYLRDDLIARMQNGAACFRFMVQVQRDARRMPVEDSSVEWDEVASPFTPVAELHLPAQQFASEAQDQFCENLSFDPWNALEEHRPLGGINRVRRVVYRAIAEYRHGQNQVPLAEPQGDERF